In a single window of the Nicotiana tomentosiformis chromosome 8, ASM39032v3, whole genome shotgun sequence genome:
- the LOC138897596 gene encoding uncharacterized mitochondrial protein AtMg00820-like — MQEVLNQFEKSKVWHLVQRPKNKTIIDIRWVFKNNLDEQGNITRNKARLVVQGYNQEEGIDYDKTFAPIARMEAIRMLIAFAAHMKFTLYQMDVKSAFLNG, encoded by the coding sequence ATGCAAGAAGTGCTAAATCAGTTTGAAAAAAGCAAGGTCTGGCACTTGGTGCAAAGACCCAAGAACAAAACTATCATAGATATCAGATGGGTGTTCAAAAACAATCTGGatgaacaaggaaatatcacaaggaaTAAGGCCAGACTAGTGGTTCAAGGATACAATCAAGAGGAGGGCATTGACTATGATAAGACGTTTGCACCTATAGCTAGAATGGAAGCTATAAGAATGCTAATAGCCTTTGCTGCACACATGAAATTCACCTTGtatcagatggatgtaaagagtGCATTTTTGAATGGTTAA
- the LOC138897595 gene encoding uncharacterized protein yields MSAPPGIDEGQSITRPPLFNEKYYSWWKARMEDFLTVEDYELWTIATKQNVQSETVPKDPFEFVAADFRMIEKNAKAKKILTCGLSPDEYNRISACSNANETCDALQTAHEGTNQEYEPIQEMMTRFTIITNKLKSLGKVFTLEELVIKVLRILPASRESKFTAIEEAKELDKISLDELEEPKRDKALVLKAFEEDESDSNDPDLAMFPKFKRFMKNSKNTSKRETNGKPKQIEKANYDGCYKCSKLDHMVKDCPMWEIEWRKERAEKEKWEKMREKGSNKRKILGKGFTEAIKQDFLTAYEDNGSDK; encoded by the exons ATGAGTGCTCCACCTGGAATTGATGAAGGACAATCAATCACCAGACCACCCCTgtttaatgaaaaatattataGTTGGTGGAAAGCAAGAATGGAAGACTTTTTGACAGTTGAAGACTATGAACTATGGACCATAGCTACTAAACAAAATGTACAAAGTGAAACAGTTCCTAAGGACCCCTTTGAATTTGTGGCCGCAGATTTCAGAATGATAGAGAAGAATGCAAAGGCTAAGAAAATTCTTACATGTGGACTTAGTCCTGATGAGTACAATAGAATTTCTGCGTGCTCTAATGCAAATGAGACATGTGATGCACTCCAAACTGCTCATGAAGGAACAAACCAA GAGTATGAGCCAATCCAGGAGATGATGACTAGGTTTACCATAATAACTAATAAACTGAAATCACTTGGAAAGGTGTTTACCTTAGAAGAGTTGGTCATCAAAGTTCTAAGGATCCTTCCAGCTTCACGGGAATCAAAATTCACAGCAATCGAGGAAGCCAAGGAGCTGGACAAAATctcacttgatgagttg GAAGAACCAAAGAGGGATAAGGCCTTGGTCCTTAAAGCGTTCGAGGAAGATGAATCTGACAGTAATGATCCTGACCTAGCAATGTTTCCTAAGTTCAAGAGGTTCATGAAGAACTCCAAAAATACATCTAAGAGAGAGACCAATGGTAAGCCTAAACAGATTGAAAAAGCTAATTATGATGGGTGCTACAAGTGTAGCAAGCTAGATCACATGGTCAAGGACTGTCCAATGTGGGAAATTGAGTGGAGGAAAGAGCGAGCTGAAAAGGAAAAATGGgagaagatgagagaaaaagGTTCCAACAAAAGAAAAATCCTAGGTAAAGGATTTACTGAAGCAATAAAGCAGGACTTCCTGACAGCATATGAGGACAATGGAAGTGATAAATAG